A single region of the Cyclopterus lumpus isolate fCycLum1 chromosome 16, fCycLum1.pri, whole genome shotgun sequence genome encodes:
- the LOC117745772 gene encoding doublecortin domain-containing protein 2-like produces the protein MSSEKPNFLSQPVVKNVFMYRNGDPYYDARRIVINHKRVANFETLLREVTGGIQAPFGAVRNIYTPRGGHKVDCLESLRSGEQYVAAGRERFKRLDYLQIGSRRKKMMQTLPMQVKPLPPNRFVVSARFLKPIKEPCTIFAVANGDVLNPAMRLLIHQRMLSQFERILEMITEKMGLKVLGGVRSLYTYEGHQVTDGNQMESGQLYVAVGRERFKKLPYSDLLFTKPRGTRRVNGMKAYSLPPIYRFSKQNGNSKSMVRCSDSGGGDSKASPPSHNGSKDQLSSIVREISQARLMSLRKKRSGQSMTLGISDNDDLESKADDEKTEDKTSQDEPAEENPADDATKASVDNGETAEDKEEAVAENTTEEEEPSTNKEEINGNQERSGEKEAGEEKGDNAKQHDEKEGEMSGSEEKKEEEEVKDVQEVVTDESKEEVKREELRSSSSNSDKTQDGKEKEDGGHTSSEGKIEERDQNIEEEKRDKDSENGEKSSEDQVNDEDTGEEQRETENSRHPGTTRSDNETKESDDGRNSSRGSNRGEDVGQKKEGATEEAGEEQREVNGEVSGEVSGEVSGEDDEVETGKETDNVENSSKDAAANGEKEVDYEEENQNKNRE, from the exons ATGAGCTCGGAGAAGCCAAACTTTCTGTCGCAGCCGGTCGTGAAGAACGTGTTTATGTACCGAAACGGCGACCCGTACTACGATGCCCGCCGCATTGTCATCAACCACAAGAGGGTGGCCAACTTCGAGACTTTGCTGAGAGAGGTGACCGGCGGCATCCAAGCCCCGTTTGGAGCCGTGAGAAACATCTACACGCCGAGAGGAGGCCACAAGGTGGACTGCTTGGAGAGCCTGCGGAGCGGCGAGCAGTACGTCGCTGCTGGGAGGGAGCGATTCAAAAGGCTGGA TTACCTACAGATTGGTTCAAGAAGGAAGAAGATGATGCAGACTCTTCCCATGCAG GTCAAACCACTGCCCCCGAATCGATTTGTTGTGTCAGCTCGATTTCTGAAACCCATCAAGGAGCCGTGTACAATTTT TGCGGTAGCAAATGGCGATGTCTTGAACCCCGCCATGAGGCTGCTGATCCACCAGAGGATGCTCAGCCAGTTTGAAAGAATCCTGGAGATGATCACAGAGAAGATGGGCTTGAAAGTCCTCGGGGGGGTGCGAAG TCTCTACACCTATGAAGGCCACCAGGTGACTGATGGGAATCAAATGGAGAGCGGTCAGCTGTATGTTGCTGTGGGAAGAGAAAGGTTTAAGAAGCTGCCCTACAGTGATCTTCTTTTCACCAAACCCAGAGGGACAAGGAGAGTCAATGG AATGAAAGCTTACTCATTACCGCCTATCTACAGATTCTCCAAGCAAAATGGAAAT AGTAAGTCTATGGTCAGATGCAGTGATAGTGGTGGTGGAGACTCAAAGGCCTCTCCTCCGAGCCACAATGGCAGCAAAGATCAGCTGTCCTCCATCGTCAGAGAGATCTCTCAGGCCAGACTCATGTCcctcaggaagaagaggagtggACAGAGCATGACCCTCGGCATCTCTGATAATG ATGACCTGGAATCAAAGGCTGATGATGAGAAAACTGAGGACAAGACCTCCCAAGACGAGCCAGCTGAGGAG AATCCTGCAGATGATGCTACAAAAGCCTCAGTGGACAATGGTGAAACAGCAGAAGATAAGGAGGAGGCTGTTGCTgaaaacaccacagaagaagaagagccttCCACTAATAAAGAGGAAATTAATGGAAACCAAGAGAGAAGTGGGGAAAAAGAAGCAGGGGAAGAGAAGGGGGATAATGCCAAGCAACATGatgaaaaagagggagaaatgtCTGGATctgaagagaagaaggaggaggaggaggtaaaaGATGTACAGGAGGTAGTCACAGATGAGAGTAAGGAGGAGGTTAAACGTGAGGAGCTGCGGTCCAGCAGTAGCAACAGTGATAAGACCCAGGACGGTAAAGAGAAAGAGGATGGAGGCCATACATCTTCTGAGGGAAAGATAGAGGAGCGAGACCAAAACATAGAAGAAGAGAAGCGAGATAAAGACAGTGAGAACGGGGAGAAGAGCAGCGAGGACCAGGTTAATGATGAAGACACGGGGGAAGAACAgcgagagacagaaaacagccGCCACCCGGGGACGACTCGTTCCGATAACGAGACAAAAGAGAGCGATGACGGCAGGAATAGCAGTCGCGGCAGTAACCGGGGAGAAGATGTGGGCCAGAAGAAAGAGGGAGCTACCGAGGAGGCcggagaagaacagagagaggtgAACGGAGAGGTCAGCGGAGAGGTCAGCGGAGAGGTCAGCGGAGAAGACGATGAAGTGGAAACGGGAAAGGAGACGGACAACGTCGAGAATTCATCCAAAGATGCCGCAGCGAACGGAGAGAAAGAGGTTGATTATGAAGAAGagaatcaaaataaaaacagggaaTAA
- the nrsn1 gene encoding neurensin-1 — MTSCSEMCGSEYGEQAQASGNCQQYGVRSYLHQFYEECTASIWERDEDFQIQRSPSRWSSLLWKVCLAFGSLILFAGLIVVLVGYATPTRIEAFGEDDLLFVDSHAVSFNRALDVCKLTGAVLFCVGGTSMAVGLLLSAFAKSYSKEELYLQQKFKERLADLHATVGTPVMKAPTPGEGKVPVTLSKVQNIQPVTAKSET, encoded by the exons ATGACTTCTTGCTCAGAGATGTGTGGGTCCGAGTACGGTGAACAAGCTCAAGCCAGCGGGAATTGCCAGCAGTATGGAGTCCGTTCTTACCTACACCAG TTTTATGAGGAGTGCACCGCTTCTATCTGGGAACGTGACGAAGATTTTCAGATTCAGAGATCGCCTAGCAGGTGGAGCTCTTTACTCTGGAAG GTCTGTCTCGCGTTCGGATCCCTGATATTGTTTGCAGGCCTCATTGTTGTTTTGGTGGGTTATGCCACCCCAACCAGGATCGAAGCATTTGGCGAAGACGATCTCCTTTTTGTTGACAG CCACGCCGTCAGTTTCAACCGCGCATTGGATGTCTGCAAGCTGACCGGCGCCGTGTTGTTCTGCGTGGGAGGCACCTCCATGGCCGTGGGTCTCCTGCTGTCGGCCTTCGCCAAGAGCTACTCCAAAGAAGAACTGTACCTGCAGCAGAAGTTCAAGGAGAGGTTGGCAGATCTGCACGCAACAGTCG GTACCCCCGTCATGAAAGCACCGACTCCCGGAGAGGGAAAGGTGCCAGTCACACTTTCCAAAGTCCAGAACATACAGCCAGTGACCGCGAAGTCGGAGACCTGA